A single genomic interval of Natronoarchaeum philippinense harbors:
- a CDS encoding Na+/H+ antiporter NhaC family protein: MGADGPPDRDVSSEFVTAEDEGPRIEFYGGRGMSALPILFFIVWAVAQTALWRISDTSGLVAGMLIGLIVGMFFVKGSWTDYANTLFEGMTQPVAVTAIVAWLWAGMFADTLQAGGFVGGLVWLADALGIGATLFPAISFVLAAVLATGIGTGYGTTVAFVALFFPAGVLLGANPVLLFGAILSGAVFGDNLAPVSDTTIVSAVTQDSDIGGVVASRFKYVIVAAAIAFPAYILASSAMSGLDIAAGAQSILVAESEPIGLVHLLSMGMVIGTAVSGRHIVEAISWGIVTAVALNIVLGLAPVSDMLVFTAPASAPASEQLAFLPFLEVTTNADAVGVGGSIYTGAAGFFALSILVLLIIAAAQIMIRGGAFQAILDWSLDNLATSVRNAELTMVGSAALINAIITINTAAEIAIGPFISKVGERFNLNGYRRANILDAQTAALGYIFPWSGGVLVGFTEMQTLPGQYDWFEASMVVNPVEVVPFVFQGWLLVAVFVVAALTGFGREYTIDRQSEEVARV, from the coding sequence ATGGGAGCAGACGGACCACCAGACAGGGACGTATCGAGCGAGTTCGTCACCGCCGAGGACGAGGGGCCCCGTATCGAGTTCTACGGCGGCCGGGGAATGAGTGCGCTCCCCATCCTCTTTTTCATCGTCTGGGCGGTCGCCCAGACCGCGCTGTGGCGAATCTCCGACACGAGCGGGCTGGTCGCGGGGATGTTGATCGGGCTGATCGTCGGGATGTTCTTCGTCAAAGGCTCGTGGACCGACTACGCGAACACGCTGTTCGAGGGGATGACCCAGCCGGTCGCAGTCACCGCAATCGTGGCGTGGCTCTGGGCGGGGATGTTCGCCGACACGCTGCAGGCCGGCGGGTTCGTCGGCGGGCTCGTCTGGCTGGCCGACGCGCTTGGCATCGGCGCCACGTTGTTCCCGGCAATCTCGTTCGTGCTCGCAGCCGTCCTCGCGACAGGGATCGGTACCGGCTACGGGACGACGGTCGCGTTCGTCGCGCTGTTTTTCCCGGCCGGCGTCTTGCTGGGCGCCAACCCCGTGTTGCTGTTCGGCGCCATCCTCTCGGGCGCGGTGTTCGGTGACAACCTCGCGCCGGTCAGCGACACGACGATCGTCAGCGCCGTCACGCAGGACTCGGACATCGGCGGCGTCGTCGCCTCGCGGTTCAAGTACGTCATCGTCGCCGCGGCCATCGCGTTTCCGGCCTACATCCTCGCCAGCAGCGCGATGTCGGGGCTCGACATCGCCGCCGGCGCTCAGAGCATCCTCGTCGCCGAGAGCGAGCCGATCGGGCTCGTCCACCTGCTCTCGATGGGGATGGTGATCGGCACGGCCGTCAGCGGGCGTCACATCGTCGAGGCGATCTCGTGGGGCATCGTGACTGCCGTTGCGCTCAACATCGTGCTTGGGCTGGCGCCGGTCAGCGACATGCTCGTGTTCACCGCGCCGGCGAGCGCGCCGGCCTCCGAACAGCTCGCGTTCCTCCCATTCCTCGAAGTAACAACCAACGCCGATGCCGTCGGCGTCGGCGGGAGCATCTACACCGGCGCGGCGGGCTTTTTCGCGCTGTCGATCCTCGTCTTGCTGATCATCGCGGCCGCACAGATCATGATTCGCGGCGGCGCGTTCCAAGCGATTCTGGATTGGTCGCTCGACAATCTGGCGACGAGCGTTCGCAACGCCGAGTTGACGATGGTCGGCTCGGCCGCACTGATCAACGCGATCATCACGATCAACACCGCCGCCGAAATCGCAATCGGCCCCTTCATCTCGAAGGTCGGCGAGCGATTCAACCTGAACGGCTACCGCCGGGCGAACATCTTGGACGCACAGACCGCGGCGCTTGGTTACATCTTCCCGTGGTCGGGTGGCGTGCTCGTCGGCTTCACCGAGATGCAGACCCTGCCCGGGCAGTACGACTGGTTCGAGGCGAGCATGGTCGTCAACCCCGTCGAAGTCGTCCCGTTCGTGTTTCAGGGCTGGCTGCTGGTCGCGGTGTTCGTCGTCGCGGCGCTGACCGGCTTCGGGCGGGAGTACACCATCGACCGCCAGTCAGAGGAGGTGGCTCGCGTATGA
- a CDS encoding bifunctional methylenetetrahydrofolate dehydrogenase/methenyltetrahydrofolate cyclohydrolase yields MTHVIDGNAVADEIRADLAASIDALEDAGVTPGLATVLMSDDPASETYVSMKQRDCEEVGIDGIHVEIDPEAPAEKLYDTIDELNEDPEVHGILVQMPVPDHVDEREVLNRIDPIKDVDGFHPENVGKLVAGHARYKPCTPHGVQKLLESADVDPEGKDVVIVGRSNIVGKPLANLLIQKTDLGNATVTVCHSRTDDLAAKTRAADVVVAACGVPELVDGEMLTEGTTVIDVGVNRVDADTEKGYELVGDVDYESAKEKADAITPVPGGVGPMTRAMLLYNTVKAAGLQQDVAVELP; encoded by the coding sequence ATGACTCACGTCATCGACGGCAACGCGGTCGCCGACGAGATCCGCGCGGACCTCGCTGCGAGCATCGACGCGCTCGAAGACGCCGGTGTCACGCCCGGCTTGGCGACGGTGCTGATGAGCGACGACCCCGCCAGCGAGACGTACGTCTCGATGAAACAGCGCGACTGCGAGGAGGTCGGCATCGACGGCATCCACGTCGAGATCGACCCCGAGGCGCCCGCCGAGAAGCTCTACGACACGATCGACGAGCTCAACGAGGATCCGGAGGTCCACGGCATCCTCGTCCAGATGCCGGTGCCCGACCACGTCGACGAGCGCGAGGTTCTCAACCGGATCGACCCGATCAAGGACGTCGACGGGTTCCATCCCGAGAACGTCGGCAAGCTCGTCGCCGGCCACGCCCGCTACAAACCCTGTACGCCCCACGGCGTCCAGAAGCTGCTCGAATCAGCCGACGTGGATCCCGAGGGCAAAGACGTCGTGATCGTCGGTCGATCGAACATCGTCGGGAAGCCGCTGGCGAACCTGCTGATCCAGAAGACCGATCTCGGCAACGCCACCGTGACGGTCTGTCACTCCCGAACGGACGATCTGGCTGCCAAGACACGAGCGGCAGATGTCGTCGTCGCCGCCTGCGGCGTTCCCGAACTCGTCGACGGCGAGATGCTCACCGAGGGTACCACCGTGATCGACGTGGGCGTCAACCGCGTCGACGCCGACACCGAGAAGGGCTACGAACTGGTCGGCGACGTGGACTACGAAAGCGCGAAAGAGAAAGCCGACGCCATCACGCCCGTCCCCGGCGGCGTCGGCCCGATGACCCGGGCGATGTTGCTGTACAACACGGTGAAGGCGGCCGGTCTGCAGCAGGACGTAGCCGTCGAGTTGCCCTGA
- the rpl12p gene encoding 50S ribosomal protein P1: MEYVYAALILNETGEEINEDNLTGVLEAAGVDVEESRVKALVAALEDVDIDEAVDEAAAVPAAGGAAGGAAGDAAADDDDEDVEEADEELPDTADDDDDDDEEEDASGEGLGELFG, from the coding sequence ATGGAATACGTTTACGCAGCACTTATCCTCAACGAGACTGGCGAAGAGATCAACGAAGACAACCTGACCGGCGTGCTCGAGGCAGCCGGCGTCGACGTGGAAGAGTCCCGCGTCAAAGCGCTGGTCGCCGCCCTCGAAGACGTCGACATCGACGAGGCCGTCGACGAGGCCGCAGCGGTGCCCGCAGCGGGCGGCGCAGCCGGCGGCGCGGCAGGCGATGCCGCAGCCGACGATGACGACGAGGACGTCGAGGAAGCCGACGAGGAGCTTCCGGACACGGCCGACGACGACGATGACGACGACGAAGAAGAGGACGCCAGCGGCGAAGGCCTCGGCGAACTCTTCGGTTAA
- a CDS encoding 50S ribosomal protein L1, with protein MADQDIEQAVSRALEDAPDRNFSETVDLAVNLRDLDLNEPSNRVDESVVLPSGTGQETRIVVIAEGETAIRAEEVADDVIGGDDLADLGDDDNEAKDLAEATDFFIAEEQMMQDVGRYLGTILGPRGKMPEPLSPDDDVVEVVNRMKNTVQIRSGDRRTFHTRVGAEDMDAEGIADNIDVILRRLHADLEKGPLNIDSVYVKTTMGPSVEVA; from the coding sequence ATGGCAGATCAGGACATAGAGCAAGCAGTCTCTCGCGCACTAGAGGACGCACCCGATCGCAACTTTAGCGAGACGGTCGACCTCGCAGTCAACCTGCGCGATCTGGATCTCAACGAACCGTCGAATCGTGTCGACGAGTCCGTCGTGCTCCCGTCCGGTACCGGACAGGAGACGCGGATCGTCGTAATAGCGGAGGGTGAAACAGCCATCCGCGCAGAGGAAGTCGCCGACGACGTTATCGGTGGCGACGACCTCGCAGACCTCGGTGACGACGACAACGAGGCGAAGGACCTCGCCGAGGCGACCGACTTCTTCATCGCCGAAGAGCAGATGATGCAAGACGTCGGTCGCTACCTCGGTACGATCCTCGGCCCGCGGGGCAAGATGCCCGAGCCGCTCTCGCCTGACGACGACGTCGTCGAGGTCGTCAACCGAATGAAAAACACCGTCCAGATCCGAAGCGGCGACCGACGCACGTTCCACACGCGCGTCGGCGCCGAGGACATGGACGCCGAAGGGATCGCCGACAACATCGACGTGATCCTTCGACGCCTACACGCGGACTTAGAGAAGGGCCCGCTGAACATCGACTCGGTCTACGTCAAGACCACGATGGGCCCGTCCGTGGAGGTGGCCTAA
- a CDS encoding DUF7117 family protein: MEIRGERECKDCGTRWSYYETGSVSCPNCNSVRSVGVDEERKRHTAGQATLDLTEVRNMIDAAPEDEIADAAIEKCREFVRRTGFIDAGELQSLDDTYLAARELRQVADVVGRAYDPTNDEELYYLSLLRGADRGERPASEEVPSTIREARGLAYADAVDAYRSDLSTWIDDRDDKYPAALGAMATLGDHVKRIKALQGDVDPSEAETLVSAARSLGEAVRWDDEDALARCRDRLDRLSE; encoded by the coding sequence ATGGAGATCCGCGGCGAGCGCGAGTGCAAGGACTGTGGCACGCGGTGGTCGTACTACGAGACCGGCAGCGTCTCGTGTCCGAACTGCAATAGCGTGCGCAGCGTCGGCGTCGACGAGGAGCGAAAGCGCCACACCGCAGGACAGGCGACGCTCGATCTCACCGAGGTGCGCAACATGATCGACGCCGCGCCCGAGGACGAGATCGCAGACGCCGCAATCGAGAAATGTCGGGAGTTCGTCCGACGCACGGGCTTTATCGACGCCGGCGAACTGCAGTCGCTCGACGACACCTATCTGGCGGCCCGCGAGCTTCGACAGGTCGCGGACGTGGTCGGCCGAGCCTACGACCCGACCAACGATGAAGAGCTGTACTACCTTTCCTTGCTCCGAGGCGCCGACCGCGGCGAGCGCCCTGCTTCGGAGGAGGTCCCCTCGACGATCCGAGAGGCTCGCGGGCTGGCCTACGCCGACGCCGTCGACGCATACCGGAGCGATCTCAGCACGTGGATCGACGACCGCGACGACAAGTACCCCGCGGCGCTCGGCGCGATGGCGACGCTTGGCGATCACGTCAAGCGGATCAAAGCGCTGCAGGGCGACGTGGATCCGAGCGAGGCCGAGACGCTGGTCTCGGCTGCGCGAAGCCTCGGCGAAGCCGTCCGCTGGGACGACGAGGACGCGCTGGCGCGCTGTCGGGATCGGCTCGATCGGCTCTCAGAATAG
- a CDS encoding 50S ribosomal protein L10, producing MSAEAERKTQNLPEWKREEVDALVDVVESYDSIGVVNIAGIPSRQLQDMRRDLYGTAELRVSRNTLLERALEEVGDGLGALTEHIEGQVGLIGTNDNPFALYQELEASKTPAPIGAGEVAPNDIVVPEGDTGVDPGPFVGELQSVGASARIQDGSIQVTEDSTVLEAGEEVSQDLSNVLSELGIEPKEVGLDLRAVVSEGVVFDPEDLDIDVEAYRSDVQTAAARARNLSINAEYATAATAPTLIAKATGEAKSLGIQASIESPDLADDLVTKADAQVRALAAQIDDEEALPEELQDVEAPAAAAETADDESTDDQDDEADETDADDAAEEDDDDDGDDDGAAEGLGNMFG from the coding sequence ATGAGCGCCGAAGCAGAGCGCAAGACGCAGAACCTTCCCGAGTGGAAGCGCGAGGAAGTCGACGCCCTCGTCGACGTCGTCGAGAGCTACGACAGCATCGGCGTCGTCAACATCGCGGGCATCCCCTCGCGGCAGCTACAGGACATGCGGCGTGACCTGTACGGCACCGCGGAACTCCGCGTCAGCCGTAACACGCTGCTCGAGCGTGCCCTCGAAGAGGTCGGCGACGGCCTCGGCGCGCTCACCGAACACATCGAAGGGCAGGTCGGTCTGATCGGTACGAACGACAACCCCTTCGCTCTGTATCAGGAGCTTGAAGCGTCCAAGACGCCCGCGCCCATCGGCGCCGGCGAGGTCGCGCCCAACGACATCGTCGTCCCCGAGGGCGACACCGGCGTCGACCCCGGTCCGTTCGTCGGCGAACTCCAAAGCGTCGGCGCATCGGCCCGCATTCAGGACGGTTCGATCCAGGTAACCGAGGACAGCACGGTGCTGGAAGCCGGCGAAGAGGTCTCTCAGGACCTCTCGAACGTCCTCAGCGAACTGGGCATCGAGCCCAAGGAGGTCGGTCTGGACCTCCGCGCCGTCGTCTCCGAGGGCGTGGTGTTCGACCCCGAGGATCTCGACATCGACGTCGAGGCCTACCGGTCGGACGTTCAGACGGCCGCCGCTCGTGCCCGGAACCTCTCGATCAACGCCGAGTACGCCACGGCCGCCACGGCGCCGACGCTTATCGCCAAGGCGACCGGCGAGGCCAAGAGCCTCGGCATTCAGGCGTCGATCGAGAGCCCCGACCTCGCCGACGATCTCGTGACCAAGGCCGACGCGCAGGTCCGCGCGCTGGCCGCCCAGATCGACGACGAGGAGGCGCTCCCCGAGGAGCTGCAGGACGTCGAAGCGCCTGCAGCCGCCGCGGAGACTGCCGACGACGAATCGACTGACGACCAAGACGACGAAGCAGACGAGACCGACGCCGACGACGCCGCCGAGGAAGACGACGATGACGACGGCGACGACGACGGCGCTGCAGAGGGTCTCGGCAACATGTTCGGGTGA
- a CDS encoding FAD-binding and (Fe-S)-binding domain-containing protein → MSDSQHPPETDPRAAYDYQSETVRRAGLVDDLEARVDGDVRFDEYSRQLYATDASAYEVTPIGVVYPTSTDDVAAVMSYCARREIPVLPRGGGTSLAGQSVNEAVVLDFTRHMDGLLGVDPDAETARVQAGAIVDELGAALEPHGLKFAPDPAAGNRSAVGGAIGNNSTGAHSLKYGKTDAYVREAEVVLADGTVTTLGEVSLDELRENADPDGDAKARIYAAVADIVDQRSDAVREVFPQLKRNVSGYNLDRLLDEAEGGSVNLARLLAGSEGTLAIITEATVDLEPIPETKSMALLTYEDLLDAMEDVAPILDHDPAAVEVLDGVLLDLARETEEFGDLVEMLPDGTRAVLLVEFYAETDADGKEAVADLLADRVPDAESEVAPADGAATITNDPQQAFAAREAHEPAARKQFWKLRKSGLPILLSRTSDAKHISFIEDTAVPPENLPEYIADVQQVLEEHDTFASFYAHAGPGCLHIRPLIDTKSPAGVDRMESLADAITDLVVEYGGSVSGEHGDGRARTQWNHKLYGEEVWQVFRDLKSAFDPDWLLNPGQVCGLSPERVDSTGDSDADATLPDMTENLRFDPTYEFDAGFEPTLDWSNDNGFQGMAELCHGCGGCRGQQDTTGGVMCPTYRAADEEITSTRGRANALRQAMSGELPDDEVFSDEFVTEVLDLCIGCKGCARDCPSEVDMAKMKAELTHEYHQREGSSLRDRLFANVETAAKLGSATAPLSNLATKLPGAGVLAEKLLGIARERELPTFQRRSFVDRMDDRTPSVGVAEAERKALVFPDTYTNYSDPEIGMAAVRVLEAAGVHVAVPTEVTGSGRPPFSKGFLDLARERARHNVAELAPLVADGWDVVVVEPSDAVMLQSDYRDLLTGEAVDRVAGNTFGVLEYLDLFDLDPSIDADGEAVTYHGHCHQKASKRDMHAPAVLDRAGYDVDVLDSGCCGMAGSFGYEEEHYSMSRSIGSILFDQIDESGGETVTAPGTSCRSQLAERDGNAEKPAHPVELLDRTL, encoded by the coding sequence ATGAGCGACTCCCAGCACCCACCGGAGACCGACCCGAGAGCAGCGTACGATTACCAGAGCGAGACGGTTCGCCGCGCCGGGCTGGTCGACGATCTGGAGGCCCGCGTCGACGGCGACGTTCGTTTCGACGAGTACTCCCGTCAACTCTACGCCACCGATGCCTCTGCCTACGAGGTGACGCCGATCGGCGTCGTCTACCCGACCTCGACGGACGACGTTGCCGCGGTGATGTCCTACTGCGCGCGCCGCGAGATTCCGGTGTTGCCCCGCGGCGGTGGGACGAGCCTCGCTGGCCAGTCCGTCAACGAAGCCGTCGTGCTCGATTTCACGCGACACATGGACGGCTTGCTCGGCGTCGATCCGGACGCCGAAACGGCCCGCGTGCAGGCGGGCGCCATCGTCGACGAACTCGGTGCCGCGCTCGAACCCCACGGGCTGAAATTCGCACCCGATCCTGCGGCGGGCAACCGGAGCGCGGTGGGGGGCGCGATCGGTAACAACTCGACGGGTGCCCACTCGCTCAAGTACGGCAAGACCGACGCGTATGTCCGGGAAGCCGAGGTCGTACTCGCGGACGGCACCGTCACCACGCTGGGCGAAGTGTCGCTGGACGAACTCCGCGAGAACGCCGATCCAGACGGCGACGCCAAAGCCCGGATCTACGCCGCCGTCGCCGACATCGTCGACCAGCGAAGCGACGCCGTCCGCGAGGTGTTCCCCCAACTCAAGCGCAACGTCTCCGGCTATAATCTGGACCGGCTTCTCGACGAGGCGGAGGGCGGTTCGGTCAACCTCGCCCGCCTGCTCGCGGGCAGCGAGGGGACGCTGGCGATCATCACCGAGGCGACCGTCGACCTCGAACCGATCCCCGAGACGAAGTCGATGGCGCTGCTGACTTACGAGGACCTGCTCGACGCGATGGAGGACGTGGCGCCGATACTCGATCACGACCCCGCCGCTGTCGAAGTTCTGGACGGCGTCTTACTCGATCTCGCCCGCGAGACCGAGGAGTTCGGCGACCTCGTCGAGATGCTTCCTGACGGAACTCGCGCCGTCTTGCTCGTTGAGTTCTACGCCGAGACCGATGCTGACGGGAAAGAGGCCGTTGCCGACCTACTCGCTGATCGGGTTCCGGACGCCGAGAGCGAGGTTGCCCCCGCGGACGGTGCGGCCACGATCACCAACGATCCACAGCAGGCCTTCGCCGCCCGCGAAGCTCACGAGCCGGCCGCGCGCAAGCAGTTCTGGAAGCTCCGGAAGTCCGGCCTGCCGATCTTGCTCTCGCGGACGAGCGACGCCAAGCACATTTCCTTCATCGAGGACACCGCCGTTCCACCCGAGAACCTCCCCGAGTACATCGCCGACGTACAGCAGGTGCTCGAAGAGCACGACACGTTCGCCTCGTTCTACGCCCACGCCGGGCCGGGCTGTCTGCACATCCGGCCGCTGATCGACACCAAATCGCCCGCCGGCGTCGATCGCATGGAGTCGCTGGCCGACGCCATCACCGACCTCGTCGTCGAGTACGGCGGCAGCGTCTCCGGCGAACACGGCGACGGTCGCGCGCGCACCCAGTGGAACCACAAGCTCTACGGCGAGGAGGTTTGGCAGGTGTTCCGCGACCTCAAATCCGCCTTCGACCCCGACTGGTTGCTGAATCCGGGACAAGTCTGTGGGCTCTCGCCAGAGCGGGTCGACAGTACGGGCGATTCAGACGCCGACGCCACACTGCCGGACATGACCGAGAATCTCCGGTTCGATCCCACCTACGAGTTCGACGCCGGCTTCGAGCCGACGCTGGACTGGTCGAACGACAACGGGTTTCAGGGGATGGCCGAACTCTGTCACGGCTGTGGCGGCTGTCGCGGCCAGCAGGACACCACCGGCGGCGTGATGTGCCCGACCTACCGCGCGGCCGACGAGGAGATCACCAGCACGCGCGGGCGGGCCAACGCTCTTCGTCAGGCGATGAGCGGCGAGTTGCCCGACGACGAGGTGTTTTCCGACGAGTTCGTCACCGAGGTTCTGGATCTCTGTATCGGCTGTAAGGGCTGTGCGCGGGACTGTCCCAGCGAGGTCGACATGGCGAAAATGAAAGCCGAGTTGACCCACGAGTACCACCAGCGCGAGGGATCGAGCCTGCGCGACCGCCTGTTCGCCAACGTCGAGACGGCGGCGAAGCTCGGCTCGGCGACGGCGCCGCTGTCGAATCTGGCGACGAAGCTCCCGGGCGCCGGCGTCCTCGCTGAGAAACTGCTCGGCATCGCCCGCGAGCGCGAGCTTCCGACGTTCCAGCGTCGCTCGTTCGTCGATCGGATGGACGACCGAACCCCGTCCGTCGGCGTCGCCGAGGCCGAACGCAAGGCGCTCGTGTTCCCCGACACCTACACCAACTACAGCGACCCCGAGATCGGGATGGCGGCCGTGCGCGTCCTCGAGGCCGCCGGCGTCCACGTCGCGGTCCCGACCGAAGTCACCGGCAGCGGGCGCCCGCCGTTCTCGAAGGGCTTTCTCGATCTGGCCCGCGAGCGCGCCCGCCACAACGTCGCCGAACTGGCACCGCTGGTCGCTGACGGGTGGGACGTGGTCGTGGTCGAGCCATCCGACGCCGTGATGCTCCAGTCCGACTACCGCGACCTGCTGACCGGCGAGGCAGTCGACCGCGTCGCTGGCAACACCTTCGGCGTCTTGGAGTATCTCGACCTGTTCGATCTCGACCCGTCGATCGACGCCGACGGCGAGGCCGTCACCTACCACGGCCACTGTCATCAGAAAGCGAGCAAACGTGATATGCACGCTCCGGCCGTGCTCGACCGGGCGGGCTACGACGTGGACGTGCTCGACAGCGGCTGCTGTGGCATGGCAGGTAGCTTCGGCTACGAG
- a CDS encoding 50S ribosomal protein L11 has protein sequence MAGTIEVLVPGGQANPGPPLGPELGPTPVDVQAVVQEINDQTEAFDGTEVPVTVEYDDDGSFEIDVGVPPTAELIKDEAGFDTGSGEPQEDFVADLSIDQVKQIADQKLTDLLAYDQKNAAKEVVGTCTSLGVTIEGENPREFKEKIDAGEYDDQFANA, from the coding sequence ATGGCTGGAACTATCGAAGTGCTCGTTCCGGGCGGCCAGGCCAACCCCGGCCCGCCGCTCGGCCCCGAGCTGGGCCCGACGCCCGTCGACGTGCAGGCAGTCGTCCAGGAGATCAACGATCAGACCGAAGCGTTCGACGGCACGGAAGTGCCCGTCACCGTCGAGTACGACGACGACGGATCCTTCGAGATCGACGTCGGCGTCCCGCCGACGGCCGAACTCATCAAGGACGAGGCCGGCTTCGACACCGGCAGCGGCGAGCCCCAGGAGGACTTCGTCGCTGACCTTTCGATCGATCAGGTCAAGCAGATCGCCGACCAGAAGCTCACCGACCTGCTCGCGTACGACCAGAAGAACGCCGCGAAGGAAGTCGTGGGCACCTGCACCTCGCTGGGCGTCACCATCGAGGGCGAGAACCCCCGCGAGTTCAAGGAGAAGATCGACGCCGGCGAGTACGACGACCAGTTCGCGAACGCCTGA
- a CDS encoding HEWD family protein, producing the protein MATTIRKPRSRSCELCGRQEVWSDQQGSWQIVTEDGQRAVGNPHCIHEWDITGSFTPIERTDA; encoded by the coding sequence ATGGCGACAACGATCCGGAAACCGCGTTCGCGGTCGTGCGAACTGTGTGGCCGCCAAGAGGTCTGGAGCGACCAGCAGGGGTCGTGGCAGATTGTCACCGAGGACGGCCAGCGCGCGGTGGGCAACCCCCACTGTATCCACGAGTGGGACATCACGGGGTCGTTCACGCCCATCGAACGAACCGACGCCTGA
- a CDS encoding DUF7513 family protein, producing MSLLDKYLKGWTLRTTRPELTPGRAIDVFLAEYDAGEDAGLAYIGDTKLYVDGATPEHVEQQIRVEVTEFESNGGVGHGEFVEVVGGSSYSAE from the coding sequence ATGAGTCTCCTCGACAAGTACCTGAAAGGGTGGACGCTGCGAACGACGCGGCCCGAACTCACTCCCGGCCGCGCGATCGACGTGTTCCTCGCCGAGTACGATGCCGGCGAGGACGCCGGGCTGGCCTACATCGGCGACACGAAACTGTACGTCGACGGCGCGACGCCCGAGCACGTCGAACAGCAGATCCGTGTCGAGGTCACCGAGTTCGAATCGAACGGCGGCGTCGGTCACGGCGAGTTCGTCGAGGTCGTCGGCGGCAGTTCGTACTCGGCCGAATAA